Within Salvia splendens isolate huo1 chromosome 21, SspV2, whole genome shotgun sequence, the genomic segment AGCCAATCGAAATTTTCCCGTGCCTCCCACCACTGCCACCTCCCTCACCCGCTCAAACTGGGCACTGGTCCCTTGTATTTCTAGTGTGCTGCCTTTATACTTGtcattaataaaaacaattgATATAAGGACGTGGGTGTTAGACCCATCGAGGGCTGACGTCACGTATATACCTTGAGCCCGAGCAATCTGGGCCGAGCTTTCCTCAAATCCTTCTGTTATTGGATCGTCGGTGCAGAAAATGGCTCCAAATTTTGTGAAGCTAAGCAGCCCGTGTGACGGGTCCGTGATCTCGACAACGGTCGCATTGGGCCCGCCCGAATAATCTTGGAAGTAGACTGTCATTTGGATCtctttgagtttgagtttaagAAGCCCTAAATCATCTGCTTTCGAAAATGTGAAAAatgcaagaaataaaaataggtATAATTTGATTGCCATAGGCGTAGAAGTTGTGAACTCAAATTGAATAATTGTGTTCTGTGTAATTTGATTTCTTTAGTtctgaatatatttataatattagtaGCTG encodes:
- the LOC121784119 gene encoding dirigent protein 22-like produces the protein MAIKLYLFLFLAFFTFSKADDLGLLKLKLKEIQMTVYFQDYSGGPNATVVEITDPSHGLLSFTKFGAIFCTDDPITEGFEESSAQIARAQGIYVTSALDGSNTHVLISIVFINDKYKGSTLEIQGTSAQFERVREVAVVGGTGKFRLARGYATFETLSYDHASHYALIQCNLTVVHF